One genomic window of Daphnia pulex isolate KAP4 chromosome 10, ASM2113471v1 includes the following:
- the LOC124205836 gene encoding acyl-CoA Delta-9 desaturase-like: MWTTADPSADLVGLSILGVVTEKDNDSKQQASLLRRKAAAVTSRVTAPEAVSVSHSAPLKDSISNSPAAVDDSNKEPPLQIVWRNVLIFVYLHAAALYGFYLCFAAAKLATLSWSFALFIFGGFGITGGAHRLWAHRAYKAKWPLRVFAAIGQTISVQNDIYEWSRDHRVHHKFSETDADPHNARRGFFFAHVGWLLCKKHPEVKRRGKTVDMSDVLQDPVVIFQRKYYIPLVLTLSFAMPALVPWYFWGESFKTAFFVASIFRYVFTLNVTWLVNSAAHIWGNHPYDKEINPAENRVVAFLTSGEGWHNYHHVFPWDYKAAELGNYNMNTTKAVIDFFAWIGWAYDLKTVPERIIRSRARRTGDGSHPFSLEDSQYTLEDMKSEEKAFCEIIPEGKEH; the protein is encoded by the exons ATGTGGACCACGGCGGATCCCAGTGCGGATTTGGTTGGTTTGTCGATTCTCGGAGTGGTGACGGAGAAGGACAATGACTCCAAGCAACAAGCGTCTCTCCTACGTCGTAAAGCTGCCGCTGTGACCAGTCGGGTGACGGCACCTGAAGCCGTGAGCGTGTCACATTCCGCACCTCTAAAGGACAGCATCAGCAACAGCCCGGCTGCTGTCGATGATAGCAATAAAGAACCACCGTTGCAGATTGTCTGGCGAAACGTCTTGATTTTCGTTTACCTTCATGCAGCCGCCCTCTACGGCTTCTATCTCTGCTTCGCGGCGGCCAAATTAGCGACTCTCAGCTGGT CTTTCGCCTTGTTTATCTTTGGCGGATTCGGAATAACGGGCGGAGCTCACCGACTTTGGGCGCATCGCGCTTACAAAGCCAAATGGCCTCTCCGCGTCTTCGCCGCCATTGGGCAAACAATCTCTGTCCAG aacGACATTTACGAATGGAGCCGAGATCACCGCGTCCACCACAAATTTAGCGAGACGGACGCTGATCCGCACAACGCCCGCCGCGGTTTCTTTTTCGCCCACGTCGGATGGCTGTTGTGCAAGAAGCATCCCGAAGTCAAACGGCGCGGAAAAACCGTCGACATGAGCGATGTTCTGCAAGACCCGGTCGTCATTTTCCAACGAAA GTACTACATTCCTTTGGTTCTGACACTCTCCTTTGCGATGCCAGCGCTCGTTCCCTGGTACTTTTGGGGAGAGTCATTCAAAACAGCTTTTTTCGTCGCCTCCATCTTCCGATACGTGTTCACACTGAATGTTACCTGGCTCGTCAATAGCGCCGCCCACATTTGGGGAAACCATCCCTACGACAA GGAGATCAATCCGGCCGAAAACCGAGTGGTGGCCTTCCTGACTTCCGGTGAAGGATGGCACAACTATCACCACGTTTTCCCATGGGATTACAAAGCAGCCGAATTGGGAAATTACAACATGAACACGACGAAAGCGGTTATCGATTTCTTCGCCTGGATTGGCTGGGCGTACGACCTGAAGACCGTTCCGGAAAGAATTATTCGCAGTCGAGCTCGTCGAACAGGAGACGGCTCCCATCCGTTCTCCTTGGAAGATAGTCAGTACACTTTGGAAGATATGAAGTCGGAAGAGAAAGCGTTTTGCGAAATCATTCCGGAAGGAAAAGAACATTAA
- the LOC124205829 gene encoding uncharacterized protein LOC124205829 gives MRSNPEQFDHLKLLYSLSSQKSQTKQTTITIDSVTSGQMITSLLQKFRDKKEVFLTANDEKKMLVEITTNIRMDTFDEFEVGSPDTELQIYNALKDLLVTSRTTIKEQSDKMWKSVFWNEDNNRPDRTTKTLNEIINKLDEETKKKLADMFQKVEGQSEIIEKSPGLDKEHSINEKWELAKNNSDERNRSLENKERIQHNDSNSWVDVDRISSEISEKIANDSDSSRRVEVMNDDVVKLLQESRNHVQWDGAKFVPKPMQLGGINLGQFRDSQSFQDRNVRVRYTTAELSAPIKFVEHAELMVVDEWHKLKDELKDTRELLNTTVMKLTETSTELSNVKSDFTNTKIDLANKLEGTRQELVKTKIELEKTMSDFSKTVDDLSGKLNATENKLAEMTIIAGNSSSSELKDSAKLQGLGDRQETAEENLKKNRKETLNHLETKTTHLNTSRAEFCKMPTSCADLKRMGHEVNGFFLVKGSEKMMEVVDCNFYSNQNADLQKWIGYADVKSAPVHFYVQRNSDFKKTATPIPFNLELVNEGNAMDISSGIFTAPRPGIYFFSFTAMLLFPRSSPGFYLEVELHVNQFSFTSDIVQGANTVANEFRLLAFHSSRKLEKGDKVWVTIDFPFTEEAYLVNSVLHFTHFTGIMLEEEIIASL, from the exons ATGCGATCCAACCCCGAACAATTCGACCATTTGAAACTCCTCTACAGTTTGTCATCGCAGAAGTCGCAAACCAAACAGACGACCATCACCATCGACAGTGTCACTTCCGGACAAATGATCACTTCTCTTTTACAGAAATTcagagataaaaaagaagttttcctgACGGCCAACgacgagaagaaaatgttggtgGAAATTACCACCAACATCCGAATGGATACATTTGATGAATTCGAGGTGGGGTCTCCGGACACGGAACTTCAAATTTATAATGCTTTAAAGGATTTGCTGGTCACGTCCAGGACGACCATTAAAGAGCAAAGCGACAAGATGTGGAAATCTGTTTTCTGGAATGAGGACAATAACCGACCGGACAGGACGACGAAAACTTTGAATGAAATCATCAACAAATTGGAcgaagaaaccaaaaagaaactggcGGATATGTTTCAAAAAGTGGAGGGGCAATcggaaataatagaaaaatcacCCGGATTGGATAAAGAACATTCCATAAACGAGAAATGGGAACTTGCAAAGAATAATTCGGATGAACGAAATAGAAGCTTGGAGAATAAAGAGAGAATTCAACATAACGACTCAAACAGTTGGGTTGATGTGGACAGAATAAGCTCAGAAATTTCAGAGAAAATAGCAAACGATTCAGATAGTTCTCGCCGGGTAGAGGTTATGAACGACGACGTAGTAAAGTTATTACAAGAAAGCAGAAATCACGTCCAATGGGACGGAGCGAAATTCGTGCCCAAACCCATGCAGCTGGGCGGAATTAATTTGGGCCAATTTCGCGACTCTCAATCCTTTCAGGATCGCAATGTCCGTGTCCGTTACACGACCGCTGAATTGTCGGCGCCCATTAAATTTGTGGAACATGCAGAATTGATGGTCGTTGACGAATGGCACAAACTGAAGGACGAACTCAAAG ACACTAGAGAACTCTTAAACACAACTGTGATGAAGTTGACGGAAACGAGTACCGAACTGAGTAATGTGAAGAGTGATTTCACCAATACGAAAATCGATTTGGCTAATAAACTAGAAg GGACTAGACAGGAGTtggtgaaaacaaaaatcgagtTGGAGAAAACAATGTCCGATTTTAGCAAAACCGTCGATGATTTATCAGGAAAATTAAATG cTACGGAAAATAAATTGGCAGAAATGACGATCATAGCTGGAAATTCGTCGTCATCGGAGCTCAAAG ATTCAGCTAAATTACAAGGATTAGGTGACAGACAAGAAACCGCTgaagaaaatctgaaaaaaaatcgcaaag AAACTTTAAATCATTTGGAAACTAAAACAACACATTTAAACACATCGAGAGCGGAATTTTGTAAGATGCCAACCTCCTGTGCAGATCTGAAGCGAATGGGGCACGAAGTCAACGGATTTTTCTTGGTGAAAGGATCGGAGAAGATGATGGAAGTGGTGGACTGCAACTTTTACTCAAATCAAAATGCTG atttgcagaaatggatcggatacgccgacgtcaaatcagcgccagtccatttctacgtccagagaaattctgatttcaaaaaaactgCCACTCCGATTCCGTTCAATTTGGAGCTGGTGAACGAGGGAAACGCCATGGATATATCATCTGGAATATTCACGGCCCCACGGCCGGGAATCTATTTCTTCTCATTCACGGCAATGTTGTTATTTCCAAGGTCATCAcctggattttatttagaagTAGAACTTCATGTGAACCAGTTTTCATTCACTAGTGATATCGTTCAGGGGGCAAACACCGTCGCTAATGAATTTCGTCTGTTGGCCTTCCATTCGTCGCGAAAGTTGGAAAAAGGCGATAAAGTCTGGGTGACGATTGATTTTCCATTTACGGAAGAGGCGTATCTGGTTAACAGCGTTCTCCACTTCACCCATTTTACGGGTatcatgttggaggaggaaattatCGCCTCTCTTTGA
- the LOC124205831 gene encoding uncharacterized protein LOC124205831: MVRHFSFCIGLLIILTSCRWTNCSAAALLLEDKFRELELRLETTEARSVQVEEKVSQLEAQLELNNEIRNNLKFQVTKLEAKNVQLEFKIQEQEKLLNYLLRQTNRPVPVADSLSVPNNLKSPVQSTDSNKSGTPRTCKELRVIDPSLPSGMYSIDPDGQGVGENPIYVYCDMTSGSTSILHDSESAINVGHCADPGCYSRSIKYNASIGQIKALAELSFECHQSIKYDCYYAPFELSGYAYSWWNDRDGNAQYFWAGDNTEGIHTCQCGIDGNCVDNYAKCNCDAAVYAQLFDDGVITNKNVLPVTRLNFGRTQLPTSSGIHTLGRFECTGTVALTRMPTSCEDLWLVGHILNGFYSVMGSAMMESVYCDFTKLPGNDGFQKWIGYADVKSVPVHFYVQRTSNFNTTNIPIPFDLALVNKGNAMDLTSGIFTAPRQGTYYFSFTGLAQFSASSYTLALQVALNLNGGIIGKGHVDMSSTATTRWNQLTLQSTLSLKSGDQVWVDITSASSGVALHDNGNHYTHFTGFVLEEDIVASL; the protein is encoded by the exons ATGGTTCGTCATTTTAGTTTCTGTATAggtttattaataattttgacGAGTTGCCGTTGGACGAATTGCTCCGCTGCTGCTCTTTTATTGGAAGACAAATTTCGAGAATTAGAATTGCGACTAGAGACGACAGAGGCCAGAAGTGTCCAAGTTGAAGAAAAGGTGTCCCAACTAGAGGCTCAACTTGAACTAAAT aatgaaataagaaataatttgaagTTTCAAGTAACAAAATTGGAGGCTAAAAATGTTCAACTAGAATTTAAGATACAAGAGCaggaaaaacttttaaattaccTGTTGCGACAAACCAATCGCCCGGTTCCAGTAGCTGATTCATTATCAGTTCCAAATAATCTTAAAAGTCCAGTTCAATCGACTGATAGTAATAAGAGTGGAACTCCAAGGACATGCAAGGAACTCCGGGTGATTGATCCGTCACTTCCATCCGGAATGTATTCCATCGATCCGGACGGCCAAGGCGTAGGCGAAAACCCAATCTACGTTTACTGCGACATGACGTCAG GATCGACTTCCATTCTACATGATAGCGAATCTGCCATCAACGTGGGTCACTGCGCCGATCCTGGATGTTATTCACGATCCATCAAATACAATGCATCTATCGGGCAGATTAAAGCTTTGGCGGAATTGTCGTTTGAATGTCACCAGTCGATTAAA TACGATTGTTACTACGCCCCGTTCGAGTTAAGTGGCTACGCTTACTCCTGGTGGAATGACAGAGACGGAAATGCGCAATACTTTTGGGCTGGCGATAACACGGAGGGAATTCACACTTGCCAGTGCGGAATTGACGGAAATTGTGTCGATAATTACGCAAAGTGCAATTGCGATGCGGCTGTTTACGCGCAATTATTCGATGATG GAGTAATCACTAACAAAAATGTTCTGCCGGTCACTCGCCTGAATTTCGGGCGAACTCAGCTCCCAACTTCGTCAGGCATCCACACGCTAGGCAGATTCGAATGTACTGGAACGGTCGCCCTGACCAGGATGCCCACGTCTTGCGAGGATCTTTGGTTAGTCGGCCACATCCTTAATGGATTTTATTCCGTCATGGGATCAGCGATGATGGAATCCGTTTACTGCGATTTCACTAAACTCCCTGGCAATGATg GTTTCcagaaatggatcggatacgCTGACGTCAAATCAGtgcccgtccatttctacgtccaAAGAACTTCGAATTTTAACACGACTAACATTCCGATTCCGTTCGATTTGGCGCTGGTGAACAAGGGGAATGCCATGGATTTGACGTCGGGGATATTCACGGCACCGCGGCAGGGAACTTACTACTTCTCCTTCACGGGACTGGCGCAATTTTCAGCTTCTTCATATACACTTGCGTTACAAGTTGCACTTAATTTAAATGGGGGTATAATCGGAAAGGGTCATGTCGATATGTCAAGTACCGCCACAACTCGATGGAATCAGTTGACCCTCCAGTCGACGCTGAGCTTAAAATCAGGCGATCAAGTTTGGGTGGATATTACTAGCGCATCATCAGGGGTGGCTTTGCATGACAACGGTAACCACTACacccatttcacgggtttTGTGTTGGAGGAGGATATTGTCGCGTCCCTTTGA